The Glycine max cultivar Williams 82 chromosome 12, Glycine_max_v4.0, whole genome shotgun sequence genome window below encodes:
- the LOC100804522 gene encoding cation/H(+) antiporter 1 encodes MDATHSMFCNNDLVNPLSSMGMQVSCILVVSHVFNVVFRTVGQPGPIAQILAGLVLGPMSHIEYIKATFFPASSINYYEVVSYFCRIHFMFLFGLEMNIHYTMRNLRIVSLVACGGAIMGGVFGLSVSFYLHQQLNTIDNAPLYYFCMIIMLVVSYTSSPMVIRLAAELRFAASDVGRIAVSSALITEMGCLLLFNVMVNWRKPNHISAGFGCLVITALVVIINRYLAVWLNTRNTNQKYLKAPELMLILLLLLTCSMIIEIWGYNSIISCFIIGLLFPKEGKTARTLLHKLGYSIYNFVLPVYFGYLGLQCDLINVFKSLERAINMAILILLSIGSKLGGTLIVCRYLKIPTSEGIFLGFILNTRGYADLLFIGAAAKQVIVKAYNVLLVSIVLNTIISGVIVAFLVRGEEKMFANNHTAIEPQQMEDELRILACVYDPRQVSAILATVLAIHGSRVSPSTTYLMHLIELVKKIKSNLLYHEKENADLSDDEDYGGNDVVEINNALDNFTAETKILVQQRRAVSPFPSLYEDVCNEAEDLQVSIILLPFHKHQRIDGKLESGKEGIRITNQKVLRHAPCSVGIIVERGLARVPGFSQLVASEAIQNVATLFFGGPDDREAIAWSLRISGSPRVNLTIIRFLLSSSSQNEIIESGESEDKEILMSLSGEETVNEIDNTFMVDFYNRYVTSGQIGYVEKFVKDGAQTVESLKEIGDMYSLFIVGKGGRGQSSLTIGMSDWEECPELGTVGDVLASSDFDIHGSVLIVQQHRDAKKALLHA; translated from the exons ATGGATGCCACTCACTCCATGTTCTGTAACAATGATCTGGTTAACCCCCTAAGCTCAATGGGCATGCAAGTGTCCTGCATTCTTGTTGTGTCACACGTCTTCAACGTTGTGTTTAGGACAGTGGGCCAACCTGGACCAATTGCACAAATTCTG GCTGGGTTAGTGCTAGGTCCAATGTCACATATAGAGTATATAAAGGCTACATTCTTTCCTGCCAGTTCAATAAATTACTATGAAGTTGTGAGCTACTTCTGTCGCATAcatttcatgtttttatttgGGTTGGAGATGAATATTCACTACACCATGCGCAATCTACGTATAGTCAGCTTAGTAGCCTGTGGTGGTGCAATAATGGGTGGTGTGTTTGGTCTATCTGTCTCATTTTACTTGCATCAACAGCTAAACACCATTGACAATGCCCCcttgtattatttttgtatGATCATTATGCTAGTGGTGTCATACACAAGCTCGCCTATGGTGATTCGTTTGGCAGCAGAGTTAAGGTTTGCAGCATCAGATGTGGGGCGAATCGCAGTTTCTTCTGCATTGATAACAGAAATGGGGTGCTTGTTGTTGTTCAATGTGATGGTTAACTGGAGAAAACCAAATCACATTTCTGCTGGTTTCGGTTGCCTTGTAATTACTGCCTTGGTGGTTATCATAAACAGGTACTTAGCCGTTTGGTTAAACACAAGAAATACAAACCAGAAGTACCTCAAGGCTCCTGAGTTGATGCTCATTCTGCTCCTGCTCCTAACTTGCTCAATGATAATAGAAATTTGGGGTTACAACAGTATTATTAGTTGTTTCATCATTGGTTTGTTGTTTCCTAAGGAAGGTAAAACAGCTAGAACATTGCTGCATAAACTTGGTTATTCTATTTACAACTTTGTACTTCCAGTATATTTTGGGTACTTAGGCTTACAGTGTGATCTGATAAATGTCTTCAAGAGCCTGGAGAGGGCAATCAATATGGCcatattgatattgttgagcatTGGAAGCAAGCTTGGTGGTACTCTTATAGTTTGCCGCTACCTTAAAATTCCTACTAGTGAAGGAATTTTTCTTGGCTTCATATTGAACACTAGAGGTTATGCTGATCTTCTATTCATAGGTGCAGCAGCAAAGCAAGTAATTGTGA AGGCGTACAATGTTTTGTTGGTATCAATAGTACTTAACACAATAATATCAGGAGTAATTGTGGCTTTTCTAGTAAGAGGGGAAGAAAAAATGTTTGCAAACAACCATACAGCAATTGAGCCACAGCAAATGGAGGACGAGCTTCGAATTCTGGCTTGTGTGTATGACCCTCGTCAGGTATCtgccatacttgccacagtactAGCGATACATGGCTCTAGAGTATCACCATCTACCACTTACTTAATGCACCTAATAGAGCTTGTGAAGAAGATCAAGTCCAACCTGTTATACCATGAGAAAGAAAATGCTGACCTTAGCGACGACGAGGACTATGGAGGCAATGATGTGGTGGAAATTAACAATGCTTTGGATAACTTCACTGCAGAAACAAAGATTCTAGTCCAACAAAGAAGGGCAGTATCTCCTTTCCCATCTTTGTATGAAGATGTGTGCAATGAAGCAGAAGATCTCCAAGTGTCCATAATTCTACTCCCCTTCCACAAGCACCAACGCATTGATGGGAAATTAGAAAGTGGGAAAGAGGGTATAAGGATCACTAACCAGAAGGTGCTAAGACATGCCCCTTGTTCAGTTGGTATCATAGTAGAAAGAGGACTTGCAAGGGTACCAGGCTTCTCACAACTAGTAGCATCTGAAGCCATACAAAATGTTGCAACACTTTTCTTTGGTGGCCCTGACGACCGCGAGGCTATTGCGTGGAGCCTACGCATTTCAGGGAGTCCGCGTGTCAACTTGACAATCATTAGATTTCtgttgagttcctcatcacagaATGAAATTATTGAGAGTGGAGAATCTGAGGACAAAGAGATCTTGATGTCATTGTCTGGGGAGGAGACGGTGAATGAGATTGACAACACCTTCATGGTTGATTTCTACAACAGGTACGTGACTTCTGGCCAAATAGGGTATGTGGAGAAGTTTGTGAAGGATGGTGCACAGACAGTGGAATCTCTGAAAGAGATAGGGGACATGTACTCTTTGTTTATAGTAGGAAAAGGTGGTAGAGGACAGAGTTCATTGACAATTGGGATGAGTGACTGGGAAGAGTGTCCAGAACTTGGAACAGTTGGTGATGTCTTGGCCTCTTCAGACTTTGATATTCATGGCTCAGTTTTGATCGTTCAACAACACAGAGATGCCAAGAAAGCCCTATTGCATGCTTAG
- the LOC100793768 gene encoding quinone oxidoreductase 1 — MSFSRLLRVQNPGLCLLFNYSQPLTSSSSSSLPLTRDRAALTFTTKVSYSSDMVKAIRVHELGGPQVLKWEDVEIGDPKEGEVRVRNKAIGVNFIDVYFRKGVYKAPSFPFTPGMEAVGVVTAVGAGLTGRQVGDLVAYAGQPMGSYAEEQILPANKVVPVPSSIDPAVAASIILKGMTTQFLLRRCFQVEPGHTILVHAAAGGVGSLLCQWANALGATVIGTVSNKEKAAQAKEDGCHHVIIYKEEDFVARVNEITSGNGVEVVYDSVGKDTFEGSLACLKLRGYMVSFGQSSGSPDPVPLSSLAAKSLFLTRPSLMQYVVTRDELLEAAGEVFANVASGVLKVRVNHTYPLSEAAKAHEDLENRKTSGSVVLIP; from the exons ATGTCATTTTCGAGGTTATTGAGAGTCCAGAATCCTGGTCTCTGTCTACTCTTCAATTATTCCCAACCTCTcacctcttcatcttcttcttccttaccTTTGACCAGAGACAGAGCAGCACTCACATTCACAACGAAGGTTTCCTATTCATCAGACATGGTGAAGGCAATCAGAGTTCACGAACTCGGTGGCCCTCAA GTTCTGAAGTGGGAGGATGTGGAAATTGGAGATCCAAAAGAAGGCGAGGTCCGTGTGAGGAACAAAGCCATTGGGGTTAATTTCATTGATGTCTACTTTCGCAAAGGAGTTTACAAAGCCCCTTCTTTTCCCTTCACTCCAG GTATGGAAGCTGTTGGGGTTGTGACAGCTGTGGGTGCTGGACTCACTGGTAGGCAGGTTGGAGATCTTGTAGCTTATGCAGGTCAACCAATGGGTTCATATGCTGAAGAGCAGATACTTCCTGCAAATAAAGTAGTCCCTGTTCCTTCGTCAATTGACCCAGCTGTTGCAGCATCCATCATTCTCAAGGGCATGACAACTCAGTTTTTGCTTCGGCGCTGTTTCCAG GTTGAACCCGGTCATACAATTCTTGTCCATGCAGCAGCTGGCGGAGTTGGATCCCTATTGTGTCAGTGGGCAAATGCTCTTGGTGCAACTGTTATAGGAACTGTATCCAATAAAGAGAAGGCAGCTCAAGCCAAGGAGGATGGCTGTCATCATGTTATAATCTACAAAGAAGAGGATTTTGTTGCCCGTGTCAATGAAATTACATCTGGCAATGGAGTTGAAGTAGTCTATGATTCTGTAGGAAAGGATACATTTGAG GGATCTTTGGCATGCTTGAAGCTTAGGGGCTACATGGTAAGTTTTGGGCAGTCATCTGGTTCACCTGATCCGGTTCCATTATCTTCCCTGGCTGCAAAATCCCTTTTCTTGACTAGGCCTAGTCTAATGCAATATGTTGTCACTCGGGATGAGCTGTTGGAGGCTGCTGGAGAGGTGTTTGCTAACGTTGCTTCTGGTGTGTTGAAGGTCCGTGTTAATCATACTTACCCATTGTCTGAGGCTGCAAAAGCACACGAAGACCTGGAGAATCGAAAGACATCAGGATCTGTTGTGTTGATACCCTAA